TGGGGATGCGGATGGTTGCGGGGGGTAGGATTGCGTTGCGGAGGACTGTGGCGCTGCATCATCCAGGTCGGCATCTTTGCCGGCGCGCCCCGTTCCCCACTGGGCCAATAATTCACCAAACACGCGGCTAGAGCTGTCTTTGCGCCGCTGTTCGCACAGCCCCGCCAAGCGATCGATTTCCAGGGGATCGGTGATTTCGGTTAAGGTGTCGCATCCCGCGGGAGATACCGCCACCAGGAGGAGTTTATTGCCAAAGCGGATCACTTGCAGCGACTGCCGCCCCTGCCAGGGAACTTGTCCCAATAAGCCGACTACATCGCTTCCCAGCTTTTGCCCGGCGGCGGGTAGCGTTCGCTTGAGCAACTGCATGCAAATCAAAAACAGGCCAATCACCAGTCCCAGGCTTAGCAGCATCGTCACCCAGCCGCTGGAGCTTTTTGCCACTGGGGGCGTGGCGGCGGGTCCGGCCAAAACCAGGGGAGTCGTCTTTGCCGGCGACTGCCGCGGGAGTGGTGTCGCGGCCGGTGATGAGGGGGGGCGATTGTGCGAAGTGCCCGTCAAATTGGCGCTACTGTGCGTAACAGCCTGGTCAGATGGATGTTGCGGCAGGGGACGGGGGGTGGGTCCGACGGAGGGGAGGATGCGTGGCGGAGATACGGGGCTCGTGGCTTGTGCTTTGTCCGTAGAGGACCGCTGTTGCAAGATAGACAAGAATTGAGCCGAATCGGCGGGAGTGTCCGAGGGCGGCGTCGCGTTTGACCCCGGAGTGGCCGCAACTCCCGGCTGCCTCGTCGTTTCCACCGTCCCGGATCGTTTCCAAGGTGTCACTTCCTGGGCCTGCAATCCAATTGCCCGCCAGGGATAAGCCGCTAAAGCTACGCAGCAGGCCAGCACTATCCGCCAGTGGTTTTTAAAACGTCGGGAAACGAGGTTGGGCGATAATTCTG
The nucleotide sequence above comes from Pirellulales bacterium. Encoded proteins:
- a CDS encoding flagellar biosynthetic protein FliO; translation: MSRTELSPNLVSRRFKNHWRIVLACCVALAAYPWRAIGLQAQEVTPWKRSGTVETTRQPGVAATPGSNATPPSDTPADSAQFLSILQQRSSTDKAQATSPVSPPRILPSVGPTPRPLPQHPSDQAVTHSSANLTGTSHNRPPSSPAATPLPRQSPAKTTPLVLAGPAATPPVAKSSSGWVTMLLSLGLVIGLFLICMQLLKRTLPAAGQKLGSDVVGLLGQVPWQGRQSLQVIRFGNKLLLVAVSPAGCDTLTEITDPLEIDRLAGLCEQRRKDSSSRVFGELLAQWGTGRAGKDADLDDAAPQSSATQSYPPQPSASPGVLATSGIQPNSGGTAGRAAGGTSPLGPGSFADSQLESARNKLGMATRLLS